The following is a genomic window from Lysinibacillus sp. G4S2.
TCAGCTAAGAGAGGGTGAACGAAATGACCAAGCTAATAGTAGCTTCGGCAATTATTGGACTAATTGCGAGTGTTTTATTAACACCGCTTATAACGAAAAAGCGAGAAGACGGATCTAAAAAGGTAATTGGATACTTCTTTATAGGTGTATTTGTGCTAGGATTTTTAGCTACAGGTATAACAGTATATGTGACAAAAATGGACGTAAACTGGCTTGCTTTTTGGCCAGCTATTATTCTATTAACATTAGGTGGTGCGCTTCTTGCAAGTGGCATTGAGAGAAAAATAAAAGGTGTTTTATTTTTAGCTAGTTTAGGTATTGCAGTGTATGTATTATCAGCACCTTTATGGAATGCTAACGAAAAATTCAAATCAGCTGACATGAAGCAAGAGGTTGAAATAAAACCGTTTGATGAAACAAAAACGCCAGCTAGTGTGCCTCCTCAATTTGCGCGTAATAAGATGAAAAAAGCGTTCGGGCAAGTACCGAATACAAGTTATTATGAGTTAGGACGCCTACAAATTCAAAAAGTAAATGGCGAGTATGTTTATATAGCTCCAGTTGAGTTTTCAGGCTTTTTTAAATGGATGAATGGTGGGACGACACCTGGTTACTTTACCATGAGTGCAACGGATTCAGCGGATAATCCTAAATTTGTTGAGCAAGAAATGAAGTATGTTCCTTCTGCTTTCTTAAATGCAAATTTAGAGCGACATATACGTTTACAAAATCCTTACCTTATTTTTTACGGGGATGTACAGCTTGAAGTGGATGATGAAGGTAAGCCATATTACATCCAATCATACGGTGATTTTATTACAGGACGTAATGGCTTCGATGTAAAAGGGATAGTGCTTGTAGATGCGCTGACAGGAAAATCTGAGGTGATTAAGCTAGCAGATGTCCCAGAGTTTATTGACGGAGCAGTTTCGCCTGAGACAGTAAGTTTACAAAATAGCTATTTCGGTAATTATGTTCACGGATTTTGGAACAGTAGATTTGGTAAGAAAGATGTAAAACTTCCTTCTGATGAGGGAACAGAGTCAAATGTCAGCCCAATTTTTGACGAGAAAGGTGATATGTATTATTTCACAGACTTTACGAGTCCTAAAGAGGGTGTCGATTCGATGCTTGGCTATTCATTAACAAATGCTCGAACAGGTGAAGCAACCTATTATACAGGAAATTTAGATTCTTCTTATATGGATTCACAAGGTAATTTGCAAATAATTGAGAAGAAATTTATCGAGAAAAAATGGACTGGGAAAATGCCAGTATTGTATAACTTCTACGGTGAAGCTAGTTGGCTAACAGCGGTGCTTGATTCAAATGGTTTCTTACAAAATTATTTCATCGTGTCCGCGGCAAATCCTGAAATTTCCGTTTATGCGCCAACTCCTAAAGAGGCATTAAAATTGTATAAAACTGCCTTAAGTCGAGGTGGCAATACGGTTGAAGGCAGCTCACATGCCGAAGAAAAAAATGCAAGTGGAAAGGTGCTTCGCGTATACAAAGAACGTCTCGGCGACTTTACAGTTGCATCATTTTTACTAGATAACGGAGAAAACTATGTAGTAAGTTCAGAAACAGAACCACTTGCAATTTATTTACAAGAAGGAGATGATGTAATTCTCACTTATGGTGACACAGGAGAGCAGTTCTTACCAGTTCGATCACTGATTATTAAAGGATTACAAGTAGAAGAAAAAAGATAATCTAAATCTAAAACTAAAAGACGATCTAGTAGTACTGCGCTACGAAGATCGTCTTTTTTATGTTGGTTGAGATTCCATATAGTGAAACATTTTTTCCTGGTGATTAGTATAAAGTGTCTTTGCATGATCATTTAATTCAAATATTTCATGTATGTACCCTTGAAGTAATGTATGTTCATACTCAAAAGAATAAGAGTTTTCGTTGTCTAAAATATGCGCTAATAAAAGGGTATGTAACACAACCACCTCTAGATTTTGCGTATTTGTAATGAATTTTAAGTTGAGGATAGTAGTGTGGGCAACGAATTGATTGACATAATCAATAGCATTCTTATAAACAGTTAAGTCGATATGTGGCTCAAGTCGCTTTCTTAATAATGTGCAATCATTATTTAAATCTTGGATTTTAAAAAATAAACCTCTTACACTTCGCTTATGTTGTTGTTCTAAGATACGAGCAAGATGTTTATTGGCATAGGACATATTTGCATAGCTCCTTTTTATATTGGTATCATCTATTAATAGTAATAGAATTGCTGGAAAAAGAAAGTGTCTTTTCGTTTAATTTATACCTAAATTTAACATACGGCTAAAGACAAAAATACTAGAATGGGGGCGTATATGAAAAAAGTGAAGTTACTATCATACGATAGTAACTCCACACAGAAAATTATTTCCAATTGAAACCTTTTTTTGCTAAAAATTCATTGATATGAGGACGGCGTTGATCAATTAAAAAATCCGCCATTTGCTTAGTCCAGTTATCAATTTTTCGATTTGATGAACGATTATTGTAGTATGTTTCCATTGTGTCGTTGTAAGCCGGTAAAAGCTCCTCGTATTTTTCTGCATTATATTCATTTTCATGTAATACTGCTGCAACCGGTAAACGAGGTTTTACTTCATTGCGACGAGCAGGAACCCCAATTGTTAAGCCGAATAGCGGGAATACATAATCAGGTAGATTGAATAATTCGCTTATTTCCTCAGGCTTATTACGCACTCCGCCAATATAACAAATACCATATCCCATAGACTCTGCCGCAATGACAAAGTTTTGCGCGAATAATGATACATCAGCTACTCCAACAAGTACGTTTTCTGCCGAATCCGCCACGATGTCTACACCTTCTAATTTGCCTGCAGTTTGAAGACGTTTGAAATCTACACAGAAGACAAAGGCACCGCCAGAAGTTTCGTATTGACGGGGATTACCAGAGAGTAAACCTAATTTTTCCTTTTTCTCTTCATCTGTTACCCAAATAACACTGTAAGCTTGTACAAAATGTGATGTAGCAGCCATTTGTGCAGTGGCAATTAATTCTTCAATAATTTCTTTTGAAATTTGATTTCCATCATAAATACGAACCGAAGAGTGGTTACGTAATAATTGTTTAACCATCTAAAAAATCTCCTTTTCCCCTTATATATCAAGAGCATATCACGCTTTTTCTTCAAAATCGAATTTATTAGATGTTGAAATTATTTGTGAGAAAAGTGCGAATGCATAATATTTCTCGTAAAATTAAATATTTCATTTGATATAGATTAAAAATTCTAAATAATATAGAATTAAGTGTGAGTGGTTTATTTGTTTGGATTTACAATAAATGGATGTATATACCAAGTGGATTAAGCCTAGTAATCTAGTTGAACAAAAATAAAGTGGGATGGAGGAATAAGGGATGGAAGAAAAGTTAGCGAAAAAGCTTCGTAATGAACAGCTACGGAGTAAGGTTGTAACAGCAGAAGAAGCAGCATCTTGGATTGAGGATGGTATGATACTTGGGATGAGCGGATTTACACGTGCTGGTGACGTTAAAGTGGTCCCTCTGGCACTTGTAGAGAAAGCTAAAAAAGAGAGCTTCAAGGTAGATGTATATACAGGTGCTTCGCTAGGTCCTGAAGTTGACCAATACTTAGCAGAAGCTGGCGTTATTCGTAAACGCGGGCCTTTCCAAGCAGATGCCGGTATTCGTAATAAAATCAATAGAGGTGAAATTACATTCGTTGATGCGCACCTTTCACATAATGCGGAACTAGTACGCCAAGGTATTATTGGGCCTATTGATTTTGCGATTATTGAAGCGGCTGCCATTACAGAAGACGGCTTACTAATTCCTACAACTTCAGTTGGTAACTCTCCGATTTTTGTGCAAGAGGCAGACCAAATAATCATAGAGTTGAACATAGCTCAGCTTGATGCATTAGAGGGTGTGCACGATATTTTTGTACCAGGACCACAGGGGAAACGTGATCCAATTCAATTACAAGATGTATCGGATCGACTTGGCACAATTGGCATTCCACTAGACTTAGATAAAGTAAAAGGTATTGTTATTTCAGATATTTTAGATGCACCATCCACAATCGTTCCTGCTGATGAAGAAACAGATATTATGGCCAACCATTTATTAAATTTCTTACGTGAGGAAATAAAAGTAGGTCGTTTAACGACGAGCTTACGACCAATCCAATCAGGTGTAGGTTCAGTAGCAAATGCTGTATTATTAGGCTTTAAAGATTCTGAGTTTGAGAACTTGGAAGTATATTCAGAAGTACTACAAGATGCGGTATTTGAATTAATAGATGCAGGCAAGGTAAGCTTTGCATCTGCTACTTCTATTACTCTTTCCGAGGAAGTTGGAAACCGAGTTTATAGTAATTTTGAAAAATATGCAGATAAATTAGTATTACGTCCGCAAGAAATCTCTAACCAACCAGAAATCATTCGCCGACTCGGGTTAATTTCCGTTAATACGGCGCTTGAAGTAGATATTTACGGGAATGTGAATTCTACGCATGTTTCTGGCACAAGAATGATGAATGGAATCGGCGGTTCTGGAGACTTTGCGCGTAATGCACGATTAGGTATTTTCGTCACAAAATCTTACGCAAAAGGCGGAAATATTTCTAGTATCGTCCCAATGGTATCCCATGTAGACCATACAGAACATGATGTAGACGTAATCGTAACAGAGCAGGGAGTAGCAGACTTGCGTGGGCTTGCGCCAAAAGAACGGGTTGCGCTTATTATCGATAACTGTGCACACCCAGAATATCATGAACAATTATGGAAGTATTTTAACGATGCCAATGAAGCAACAGGTGGGCACCAAACGCCACACAATCTCGAAAAAGCACTTTCATGGCATGTAAATTACGCAAAAAATGGGACGATGAAGGACCCTGCATTGTCGAAATAATAAATTGAAGAAAGCCTTGAAGGACAGTTGACTTGTTCCTTCAAGGCTTTTTTTAGCTGTCAAAGTGATCGGGTGGACCGGCGAAGTGATCAGGTTGGCCAGCGAAGTGATCGGGTTGGCCCCCAAAGTGATCAGGTAAGCCGACTAAGTGATCGGGTAAGCCGACAAAGCGCTCGGGTTGGCCCCCGAAGTGATTGGGTAAGCAGTCAAAGTGATCAGGTAAGCCGAAAAAGTGATCGGGTAAGGCGTCAAAGTGATCGGGTAGGCCAGCAAAGTGATCAGGTAAGCCGAAAAAGTGATCGGGTAAGGCGTCAAAGTGATCGGGTAGGCCAGCAAAGTGATCAGGTAAGCCGAAAAAGTGATCGGGTTGGCCCCCAAAGTGATCGGGTAAGTCTCCAAAACGCTCAGGTAAGCCGACAAAACGTTCAGGTAAGCCCCGAAGTGATCAGGTGCCCACAGAAAAGTCTAGCTACAAATTTCCTTCTTACAATAATCCAATCCATTTCCAATACGTTGCGGAGAATAGCAGAACTAGGAGGTATCCAAAAATCGTTAATGGAATACCAGATTTTAAGAAATCCTTTGTTGTAAAAGCTCCTGTACCGTAGGCAAGCATATTTTGCGGTGCACTAATAGGTAAGAGGAAGCCGAAGCTAATAACGAATTGTTGCACGATAACGAATCCAACCTGATCGACATTGACCGTTAACGTTGAAGCTAAAACGATAAATACTGGCACAAGTGCAGATGCTAAACTTGTTGCACTCGCAAAGCCTAAGTGAATAAGAATATTAAATAAAGTAACAATTGCGATTGTTGCTAGAATTGGCATAGAATCTAAACCGAGTGAACCGAATACTTTATCAGATAACCATGATGCGCCTTGTGTATTAAGTAAAACCGTTCCTAGCATAATTCCTACTGCAAAGACGATAATTGTTCCCCAAGGAATATGCGGTTCAACTTCCTTCCAAGTATAGACCCCGATTTTTGGCATTAATAAAATGGCAATTGCAACGATTGTGACTGTTGTAGTGTCGAATGGATGAAGTTTTCCTTCAGTAGCCCAGAAAAATAGTAAAACTACCGATGTTATGATTAACCGAATTTCGGGAGCTTTTAATGGACCAAGATCCGCAAGCTGCTTTTTAATGACATCCTTACCACCTTCAATATTATTCGTTTCAGGCTTAATCAGTGTAATCATAATGAAAAATAGAGCCACTGACATGATGATTGAGAAGGGGGCAGCGTAAAGTAACCAAGCACCCCAAGAAATATCCACACCAAACTGTTCTTTGATGAAATTTAAAGCGACCATATTTTGAGCTGCCGCCGTTTTAATACCGATATTCCAAATGGAGACAGCTTGCACAGAGGTAATGACAAGTAAAGCAGCAAGGCGACTATCACGTGGTAAACCAAATGCTGCTACCATTCCTAGTAGTATTGGCACAACTGCGCCTGCACGTGCAGTAGCAGAAGGGACAAAGAATGCGAGTGCTATCGATACTAAAATAGCACCGCATACAATGGCTTTTGTTTTTGTCCCAACTAGTGAAAGTATCCATAGCGCAAGACGTTTATGTAAATTGGTAATTTGCATAGCTGCTGCTAGGAAAAGAGCTGCGGCTACTAGTGCAACTGCAGAATTGCTAAACCCGCTTAATGCCAATTTTAGCGCTTCTGATGTTCCAAGTTGTGTCGTTGGATCTTCCATTGACGGAGCTAGACCTAATAAAATTGTAACGAGTGCAATAATCATGGTAGAGCTAACGGGATAGGATACTGCTTCTGTAACCCAAAGGATGACTGCGAAAGCTAAGATGGCCAAGGCTCGTTGTCCAGCTATAGGTAAATCGCCGTTGTTAGGTAAAAAAGTAATGATAAACAGTGAAGCAAAGGCTAATCCAATCCAGAGCGGTTTCAAATTACGTTTCGGTTTTGCTTGTTCAGAAGTAGACATACTTTTTTCATCCTTTCTTCTATCAATAACTATTATTTTCCATAACATCGGCTAGTAATATACTTTTTTAAGAAAGTAATTTGTATATTTATTGTAAATAAAAATCTTATATGAAATACTCTCTAGTTATAGCAATAATAGGCGATTGCGAGAAAATATGTGGTCATAGAAAGGACGAAAACCCTAAAGTAATATTATTTCTTTTTCTTAAATGCAGAAGTCACTTTTGGCTCAGTTCCCTGAATTAAGCGTTTGATATTTTCGATATGCAAAATGATTGCTATGCTAAAAAGTAGTAGAGCTATAATCGTTGGGCCTACTCCAGGAATCCATAAATATGTTGCTGTACAAAAAACAAGATAAAATTCAAGTACACCGACAATTAAATAGTTCGTCACGAAAGAAAAAATAACAAATAAAATAAGTGCAAATAAACCAATTTTCCAATCAACTGCAAGTAATATTCCTATGATTGATGCAGTTCCTTTACCGCCATTGAAGCCCATGTGAAATGGAAAATTATGACCTAGGATGACACCAGCAGCTATAATATAGCTTAAGAACCAAACTTGTACTTCTGTTAAATGTGTTGCATCTGCTAGATAGAAATGGGCACCTATAATAGCTGCTACACCTTTACCGATATCGATAAGTGCAACTAATACGCCGTATTTCCATCCAAGGGAAAGTGTTGCATTGGAAGCACCTGCATTGCCATGCCCAGTCTTTTTTAAATCTACCCCGGATAAAAACTGCGCTACTTTAGAGCCGTGGATACAGCCAATTAAATAACCAACAAGTAGAAAAATGATAACGGCTTTTACCATAAAAGTCCTCCTTTCAAAATAAATAGGCTCATCACCATAACGTGGGATTGATTTCCGTGCCGGCTGGGCGCATTGTAGCTGACGCTTCGCTTTCGCACAGATAAACAATGCGTCCAGATTTTTGAATTGTGCCCGCACAATTCATTCCACTTTCAGGGGTGGGGCTCTTCTACTGAATGAAGATAAATGGCATACGTTTTAACAAATTTCATCCCAAACTTTTGGTGATAAACCAATAAATACTAAAATAGTGTATGCGTTCGTAATACGTATATAAGCAGACAGAAGTTTCGGAAAAAATAAAATTTTAGTGTTGACAGAAAAAAAGTCTATGTTTATACTGTGTAACAACGATGGAAATTGAATCTCATACTCTTATCAAGAGCGGCGGAGGGATAGGCCCTATGATGCCCGGCAACCAGTAAGTGACGAACTTGCTAAGGTGCTAATTCCTACAGATTCTTACTTGGATCTGGCAGATAAGGGGAGGAAAACTTGCAACCGCAACCCTCTTCTTACTGAAGAGGGTTTTTGTTTTCTACTGAAAAAATCCTCCTCATCTCCGGTACCATCGTAAAAAAATAACCATTTGGAGGTATATAATGACAAATTTTAAACCAGAAACATTGCTGTTACACGGTGGCCAGGAGCCAGACCCGGTAACAGGATCTCGTACAGTGCCCGTATATCGCTCAACGGCATTCGTTTTTAAAGACACTGCTCATGCGCAACGTCTTTTTGCCTTAGAGGAAGCTGGCAATATTTACACACGAATTACAAACCCAACTGTAGATGTTTTTGAAAAACGCGTCGCTTTATTAGAAGGCGGTACAGCAGCGGTAGCACTTTCATCTGGTGCAGCAGCTATTGCATTTTCAATTTTAAATCTTGCAGGGGCAGGGGATGAAATTGTCGCAGCTAGCTCTTTATATGGAGGTACTTATAACTTATTTGCCAATACACTACCAAACTACGGTATTAAAACGAATTTTGTAGATGAAACAAATCCAGAAAATTTCCGAGCAGCTATTACTGATAAAACAAAAGCGGTGTTCGCTGAAATTTACGGTAACCCAAGTTTAAAAGTGCTAGACATCGAAGCAGTAGCGAATATAGCACATGAAAACGGCTTACCATTAATTATTGATAGCACATTTGCTTCACCATATGGCTCTACACCAATTGACTACGGTGCAGATATCGTCGTTCATTCCGCAAC
Proteins encoded in this region:
- the chrR gene encoding class II chromate reductase ChrR (The defining protein previously, in error, was in a different rule for naming class I chromate reductases.); this encodes MVKQLLRNHSSVRIYDGNQISKEIIEELIATAQMAATSHFVQAYSVIWVTDEEKKEKLGLLSGNPRQYETSGGAFVFCVDFKRLQTAGKLEGVDIVADSAENVLVGVADVSLFAQNFVIAAESMGYGICYIGGVRNKPEEISELFNLPDYVFPLFGLTIGVPARRNEVKPRLPVAAVLHENEYNAEKYEELLPAYNDTMETYYNNRSSNRKIDNWTKQMADFLIDQRRPHINEFLAKKGFNWK
- a CDS encoding succinate CoA transferase, with product MEEKLAKKLRNEQLRSKVVTAEEAASWIEDGMILGMSGFTRAGDVKVVPLALVEKAKKESFKVDVYTGASLGPEVDQYLAEAGVIRKRGPFQADAGIRNKINRGEITFVDAHLSHNAELVRQGIIGPIDFAIIEAAAITEDGLLIPTTSVGNSPIFVQEADQIIIELNIAQLDALEGVHDIFVPGPQGKRDPIQLQDVSDRLGTIGIPLDLDKVKGIVISDILDAPSTIVPADEETDIMANHLLNFLREEIKVGRLTTSLRPIQSGVGSVANAVLLGFKDSEFENLEVYSEVLQDAVFELIDAGKVSFASATSITLSEEVGNRVYSNFEKYADKLVLRPQEISNQPEIIRRLGLISVNTALEVDIYGNVNSTHVSGTRMMNGIGGSGDFARNARLGIFVTKSYAKGGNISSIVPMVSHVDHTEHDVDVIVTEQGVADLRGLAPKERVALIIDNCAHPEYHEQLWKYFNDANEATGGHQTPHNLEKALSWHVNYAKNGTMKDPALSK
- a CDS encoding DASS family sodium-coupled anion symporter, with product MSTSEQAKPKRNLKPLWIGLAFASLFIITFLPNNGDLPIAGQRALAILAFAVILWVTEAVSYPVSSTMIIALVTILLGLAPSMEDPTTQLGTSEALKLALSGFSNSAVALVAAALFLAAAMQITNLHKRLALWILSLVGTKTKAIVCGAILVSIALAFFVPSATARAGAVVPILLGMVAAFGLPRDSRLAALLVITSVQAVSIWNIGIKTAAAQNMVALNFIKEQFGVDISWGAWLLYAAPFSIIMSVALFFIMITLIKPETNNIEGGKDVIKKQLADLGPLKAPEIRLIITSVVLLFFWATEGKLHPFDTTTVTIVAIAILLMPKIGVYTWKEVEPHIPWGTIIVFAVGIMLGTVLLNTQGASWLSDKVFGSLGLDSMPILATIAIVTLFNILIHLGFASATSLASALVPVFIVLASTLTVNVDQVGFVIVQQFVISFGFLLPISAPQNMLAYGTGAFTTKDFLKSGIPLTIFGYLLVLLFSATYWKWIGLL
- a CDS encoding glycerol-3-phosphate acyltransferase is translated as MVKAVIIFLLVGYLIGCIHGSKVAQFLSGVDLKKTGHGNAGASNATLSLGWKYGVLVALIDIGKGVAAIIGAHFYLADATHLTEVQVWFLSYIIAAGVILGHNFPFHMGFNGGKGTASIIGILLAVDWKIGLFALILFVIFSFVTNYLIVGVLEFYLVFCTATYLWIPGVGPTIIALLLFSIAIILHIENIKRLIQGTEPKVTSAFKKKK